A genomic region of Cydia splendana chromosome 17, ilCydSple1.2, whole genome shotgun sequence contains the following coding sequences:
- the LOC134798794 gene encoding uncharacterized protein LOC134798794: MEDLLQPQIRESCRLALPEGLKDLMADISREVLRAQPENLYQFIADYLSSLLVAREHLFIAARVCDDVCTNTYCADLGDELRALSLSEEDVQKSLEIISGYFSSGEVKEGNLLQNLVRETGIDPKALPALQDAVRRAFLRHQLNKSTQVESSSTDSEMDETSRAAKHTLKIYKKVTESPDINYDCVASKIQAAYRAYNVRRLRKAGNKPHTKKKEDTKEETGEKVRFQVKGGTAARESEQLMADLVHPTKRCASKCSSMSLAGSFLSLPLYKPYSIGQPSDIKEVDEVCEKETENANFDYLTNALGNPNKIQSCEPEKNNDKKELESNKSKKELENNKGKKTISFHNLARVVELDYNEVSDEADEADYDSEDAEDVFNEQLADEDYVDDICQELPNDNDNGSTLENTAVSELKGDETESSESWIEDDVDEAQLDEMDKNPENWDDYDDIAPTTEDNFRRVNDDSDDPAKSAEMPKDMTGVTDTLPDDVAVEFAVEENENFLV, translated from the exons ATGGAGGACTTATTGCAACCCCAAATACGAGAGAGCTGTAGGCTCGCCCTACCTGAGGGACTGAAGGATTTGATGGCTGATATTTCTCGAGAA GTACTACGCGCTCAACCTGAAAACCTCTACCAATTCATCGCCGACTACCTTTCCTCACTGCTAGTTGCGCGTGAGCACCTGTTCATTGCGGCGCGCGTATGCGACGACGTCTGCACGAACACTTACTGCGCGGACTTGGGAGACGAACTGCGCGCGTTGTCGCTGAGTGAAGAAGACGTTCAGAAGAGTTTGGAAATTATCTCAGGGTACTTTTCAAGTGGTGAAG TGAAAGAGGGCAACTTGCTACAGAACTTGGTGCGAGAAACCGGCATAGATCCAAAGGCTCTTCCCGCCCTCCAGGATGCGGTGCGGCGTGCTTTTCTGCGCCACCAACTGAACAAATCCACTCAAGTCGAG TCATCGTCGACAGACAGCGAGATGGATGAGACATCACGTGCGGCAAAACACACGCTTAAAATATACAAGAAAGTCACGGAAAGCCCAGACATCAACTACGATTGCGTCGCTTCCAAAATACAG GCAGCATATCGCGCGTACAACGTTCGTCGTTTACGTAAAGCTGGCAACAAGCCTCACACCAAAAAGAAGGAGGATACGAAGGAAGAGACAGGCGAGAAAGTTCGATTTCAAGTCAAG GGTGGTACAGCAGCACGTGAG TCGGAGCAGCTTATGGCAGATTTGGTTCATCCAACAAAGAGAT GTGCAAGCAAATGCTCATCCATGTCCCTGGCTGGTTCGTTCCTCTCACTCCCCCTGTACAAGCCGTACTCCATCGGGCAGCCCTCGGACATCAAGGAGGTCGACGAGGTCTGCGAGAAAGAGACGGAAAACGCCAATTTCGATTACCTCACGAACGCCCTTGGCAATCCAAATAAGATCCAGTCGTGT GAACCCGAAAAAAACAACGACAAAAAGGAACTCGAAAGCAACAAATCCAAAAAAGAACTTGAAAATAACAAAGGGAAAAAGACAATCAGTTTCCACAATTTGGCTCGCGTGGTGGAGCTTGATTATAATGAAGTATCAGATGAAGCGGACGAAGCAGATTACGACTCTGAAGATGCTGAAGATGTGTTTAACGAACAACTTGCCGATGAAGATTATGTTGATGACATATGTCAAGAGTTACCGAATGATAACGATAATGGTTCAACACTTGAGAACACAGCTGTTAGTGAACTAAAGGGAGATGAAACGGAGTCAAGCGAGAGCTGGATCGAAGATGACGTAGACGAAGCTCAACTGGATGAGATGGACAAAAATCCCGAAAATTGGGATGATTATGATGATATTGCACCGACAACAGAAGATAATTTTAGAAGAGTTAATGATGATTCAGACGATCCCGCAAAAAGTGCTGAGATGCCAAAAGACATGACAGGAGTTACTGATACTCTTCCAGATGATGTTGCAGTAGAATTCGCCGTAGAAGAAAATGAGAACTTCCTAGTCTAG